The Halalkalibacter krulwichiae genome has a segment encoding these proteins:
- a CDS encoding zinc-dependent alcohol dehydrogenase, whose amino-acid sequence MKAVTFQGSKDMQVKEVPDAKLQQKDDIVVRITSTAICGSDLHIYQGALPAEKDYVVGHEPMGIVEEVGPEVTKVKKGDRVVIPFNISCGSCFYCQHDLESQCDNSNPNPEIDTGGYFGFTERYGNHPGGQAEYLRVPYGNFMPFVIPESVELEDEALLFMSDVLPTAYWSIESAGVKKGDTVAVLGCGPVGLMAQKFAWMKGAKRVIAVDNLPYRLERAKKMNNVEIYNFDEFDDMGSHIKEITNGGVDAVIDCVGMDGKKTPLEAAEQKMKLIGGTISPIKIGMNAVRKFGTLQLTGVYGSKYNQFPLGNIFERNVQIKMGQAPVIHYMPMLFKMITSGELDPTEIVSHKMRLDQASEAYQIFNDHEDECVKVILQP is encoded by the coding sequence GTGAAAGCAGTTACTTTTCAAGGTTCCAAGGATATGCAAGTGAAAGAAGTTCCAGATGCGAAGCTTCAACAAAAAGACGATATTGTCGTGCGCATTACATCAACAGCGATATGCGGATCTGACTTACATATTTATCAAGGTGCCCTGCCAGCTGAAAAAGATTACGTAGTTGGCCACGAGCCTATGGGTATTGTAGAAGAAGTAGGGCCAGAGGTAACAAAAGTGAAGAAAGGGGACAGAGTTGTCATACCGTTTAATATTTCGTGTGGCAGCTGTTTCTATTGTCAGCATGATTTGGAGAGCCAATGCGATAATTCTAATCCAAATCCAGAAATTGATACAGGCGGATATTTTGGATTTACGGAGCGTTACGGTAATCATCCAGGTGGACAAGCTGAATATTTGCGTGTTCCTTATGGGAATTTTATGCCTTTTGTAATTCCTGAATCTGTTGAACTTGAAGATGAAGCATTACTGTTTATGTCTGATGTACTACCAACTGCTTATTGGAGCATTGAAAGTGCAGGGGTAAAAAAAGGGGATACAGTTGCCGTACTCGGCTGTGGACCGGTTGGGTTAATGGCGCAAAAGTTTGCATGGATGAAAGGCGCAAAAAGAGTCATTGCGGTCGATAATCTTCCATATAGGCTTGAACGTGCCAAAAAAATGAACAATGTTGAAATTTATAATTTTGATGAATTTGATGATATGGGTTCCCATATTAAAGAAATCACAAATGGCGGTGTAGACGCAGTCATTGACTGCGTAGGGATGGATGGTAAAAAAACACCCCTCGAAGCTGCCGAACAAAAGATGAAGCTTATTGGTGGAACAATTAGCCCGATCAAAATCGGTATGAATGCTGTGAGAAAATTTGGAACGTTGCAGCTGACTGGGGTCTACGGGTCCAAATATAACCAGTTCCCTTTAGGGAATATATTTGAAAGAAATGTACAAATAAAAATGGGCCAAGCACCTGTCATACATTACATGCCAATGCTCTTTAAAATGATTACGTCGGGAGAGTTGGACCCAACAGAAATCGTCTCTCATAAAATGCGTCTAGACCAGGCGAGCGAAGCCTATCAAATCTTTAATGATCACGAAGATGAGTGTGTCAAAGTCATTCTTCAACCCTAA